From the Paenibacillus sp. FSL H8-0548 genome, one window contains:
- a CDS encoding 2-dehydropantoate 2-reductase N-terminal domain-containing protein, producing the protein MSAKQDRILIFGAGVIGSMYAIKLIEAGFDVSLFAHSNRFKSLRENGLQYKEKGTVRSIQVNVIDTLENDDVYDFIFVTVRYDRSESALLALKDNQSKNIVTMTSNSIGFSSWLDIVGDRLLPAFPGFGGQIKDGVLHARFLPKIIAATAFGEINGVVTERIENLAKLFKTAKLPYVIKKDMQAYLITHSVSDIAMLSVLHSENKIIDKKTVRTRKTARKITVTLKAYLRAIQKAGVSIDPPMLKMVLKFPNLFLDLFFMTWLRTKMVRDMMLPDYANNANNEIVQLSNDLMKFLSQNDIKSEIHVQ; encoded by the coding sequence ATGTCAGCAAAACAAGATAGAATTTTAATTTTTGGTGCAGGTGTCATCGGGAGCATGTACGCAATTAAGCTTATTGAAGCAGGGTTTGATGTTAGCCTATTTGCACATTCTAATAGATTTAAATCATTAAGAGAAAATGGCCTGCAATATAAAGAAAAAGGTACAGTTAGATCGATACAAGTGAATGTCATTGATACGCTCGAAAATGATGATGTATACGATTTTATTTTCGTTACCGTTCGTTATGATCGGTCCGAATCAGCGTTGTTAGCGCTAAAAGATAATCAAAGCAAAAATATAGTTACGATGACTAGTAATTCAATTGGATTTTCTTCGTGGCTGGATATCGTAGGGGATAGACTTTTACCAGCTTTTCCCGGCTTCGGCGGACAGATTAAAGATGGAGTATTGCATGCTCGATTTCTACCAAAGATTATAGCGGCAACTGCATTTGGAGAAATTAATGGTGTAGTGACAGAACGCATAGAAAACCTCGCAAAATTATTTAAAACAGCAAAGCTTCCCTACGTTATTAAAAAGGATATGCAAGCGTATCTAATCACACATTCCGTATCAGACATTGCCATGTTGAGCGTTTTGCATTCTGAGAATAAGATCATTGACAAAAAAACAGTCAGAACCAGAAAGACGGCACGTAAAATAACAGTCACTTTAAAAGCGTATCTAAGGGCAATACAAAAAGCTGGCGTTTCAATTGATCCACCAATGCTTAAAATGGTGCTTAAATTTCCAAACTTATTTTTGGATCTTTTCTTTATGACATGGCTGCGAACTAAAATGGTTAGGGATATGATGTTGCCGGATTATGCGAATAATGCTAACAATGAGATTGTGCAGCTGAGTAATGATTTAATGAAATTTTTAAGTCAAAATGATATCAAATCGGAAATACATGTTCAGTAA
- a CDS encoding DUF2500 domain-containing protein yields MNRFGNDPGFFGFIKELPLFFKLFGGFVLAIVVGGFLYVIVRGLRIWIGNTTSEVVTRAITVVDKRTEVWGGSGDSSATTNYYITFEMDDQSRMELPVRADKYGLIVVGDQGDLTYQGTRFKEFHRWVKQANS; encoded by the coding sequence ATGAATCGTTTTGGAAATGATCCTGGATTTTTCGGATTCATAAAAGAACTTCCATTATTTTTCAAACTATTTGGCGGTTTCGTCTTAGCCATCGTAGTGGGAGGTTTCCTCTATGTGATTGTTCGCGGACTTCGGATCTGGATAGGCAACACCACTTCAGAAGTTGTAACGAGAGCCATTACGGTCGTCGACAAACGGACCGAGGTGTGGGGAGGCTCCGGTGATTCCAGCGCAACCACCAATTACTACATCACGTTTGAAATGGATGATCAATCGCGCATGGAGCTTCCGGTTAGGGCCGACAAATACGGCCTGATCGTCGTAGGTGACCAAGGGGATCTCACCTATCAAGGGACGCGTTTCAAAGAGTTTCACAGATGGGTAAAGCAGGCGAATAGTTGA
- a CDS encoding AraC family transcriptional regulator translates to MNKFIYKKSAGITALSASMTDFTYKKHSHKEYAIGVTMRGIQQYNLDGRLHLSYPNGVMLFNPEQAHDGMAHDETGLDYIMLYVEPQLLLEVIEKRDIVRFSNPIVYDNGLQQKIISLSHAILTEKDEALCSELLISLTDSLIQTNLSTDHRKGNAEVKKAKDRINSSLEKVLKLEEICNELHLSKFQFIRLFKAHTGISPYQYFLNCKIERAKQLIEKNRDIYSAVAECGFVDLTHLNKHFKSVYGTTAYEYMSHLY, encoded by the coding sequence CTGAACAAATTTATCTATAAAAAGTCGGCAGGTATTACTGCGTTGTCAGCAAGCATGACTGATTTCACCTATAAAAAGCACTCTCACAAGGAGTACGCAATAGGTGTAACCATGCGTGGTATTCAACAGTATAACTTGGATGGTCGTTTACATCTATCTTATCCAAATGGTGTAATGCTTTTTAATCCAGAACAGGCACATGACGGAATGGCGCATGATGAAACAGGCCTTGATTATATTATGCTATATGTTGAGCCACAACTGCTTTTAGAGGTTATTGAGAAAAGGGATATTGTACGTTTTTCAAACCCTATTGTGTACGATAATGGGCTACAACAAAAAATTATAAGTCTTTCTCATGCCATATTAACCGAAAAAGATGAAGCTTTGTGCAGCGAATTACTCATATCCCTCACAGATAGCCTTATTCAAACTAATCTTTCCACTGACCATAGGAAGGGTAACGCCGAAGTTAAAAAAGCAAAGGATAGGATTAATTCAAGTTTAGAGAAAGTTCTTAAACTTGAAGAGATCTGCAATGAGCTTCATTTATCAAAATTCCAGTTTATCCGATTATTCAAGGCTCATACTGGAATTTCACCATATCAATACTTTCTTAACTGCAAGATAGAACGTGCAAAACAGTTAATCGAAAAAAATAGAGATATTTATTCAGCAGTAGCTGAATGTGGTTTTGTTGATTTGACTCATCTAAATAAACATTTTAAAAGCGTATATGGAACAACAGCATATGAATATATGTCACATCTATATTGA
- a CDS encoding LysE family transporter, which yields MDITSFLIYCMIATFTPGPTNIVILSTVHNSGSKKAMKYTYGATIGFGLLLVISAMLNTMLITILPKIIMVMQIIGSCYMLYLAYQIYKMDISNRAVNHAATFMSGFLMQFFNPKVVLFTITVIPSFIMPYYIAIPAVTISIIAITLIGFLAFMTWVLFGTIFKKLLQKHKKTVNVMMALSLAYAAIMLWI from the coding sequence ATGGATATTACATCTTTTTTAATTTATTGCATGATTGCTACTTTTACACCAGGACCTACTAATATCGTCATATTATCCACCGTGCATAATTCCGGGTCAAAAAAAGCAATGAAATATACGTATGGAGCAACTATTGGTTTTGGATTATTGCTTGTTATTTCTGCTATGTTGAATACTATGCTCATAACGATATTACCGAAAATAATAATGGTTATGCAGATAATTGGAAGCTGTTATATGCTCTATCTCGCTTATCAAATTTACAAAATGGATATATCCAACCGGGCTGTAAACCATGCTGCCACCTTTATGTCGGGTTTCCTTATGCAGTTTTTTAATCCAAAGGTAGTACTATTTACAATAACTGTAATTCCTAGTTTTATTATGCCATACTATATCGCAATTCCTGCGGTGACGATAAGTATTATAGCTATAACTCTTATTGGGTTTTTAGCATTTATGACGTGGGTTCTTTTCGGTACAATCTTCAAGAAGCTTTTACAAAAGCATAAAAAGACTGTTAATGTAATGATGGCATTATCTTTAGCTTATGCTGCAATCATGCTATGGATATAA
- a CDS encoding AraC family transcriptional regulator, with product MLEASEHVYFAAPPLPYYLESGVTVHSPGDQHPTRKNLGVFDLIIVESGCLFIGEEEQKWQLTEGQTLLLLPDRYHYSVRPSEVKTVFYWVHFQTVGQWQQSELENVSISHEAHYNQFSTSPYTLHLQQTWSLPYPEQAYRLMRTLNKAGSERQSSAFWTQQQTFEELLRMMDLRQNDSYSSPVVTLAEKAEAYIKNNYRTEITSKTMADALNFHYNYITRCMKQMFGMTPIDYLSKYRLEQAKLLLLKTEWPIAEIAQYVGFENVPYFSNCFTRQIGLPPTKFRKRYMT from the coding sequence ATGCTGGAAGCTTCCGAGCATGTCTACTTCGCAGCACCTCCGCTTCCCTATTACCTGGAGAGCGGCGTTACCGTACATTCACCAGGCGATCAGCATCCGACCCGAAAGAACCTAGGCGTATTCGACCTAATCATTGTGGAGAGCGGTTGCTTGTTTATTGGCGAGGAAGAACAAAAATGGCAGTTAACCGAAGGACAGACTCTTCTGCTGCTTCCGGATCGCTATCATTATTCAGTGCGGCCGTCTGAGGTGAAAACCGTATTTTATTGGGTTCATTTTCAAACGGTGGGCCAGTGGCAGCAGTCTGAGCTAGAGAATGTAAGCATTAGCCATGAGGCACATTACAATCAGTTCTCAACATCACCGTATACGCTTCACCTCCAACAGACTTGGTCGCTCCCCTACCCTGAGCAAGCCTATCGCTTAATGCGCACCTTGAATAAGGCAGGCAGTGAGCGCCAATCAAGCGCCTTCTGGACACAGCAGCAAACGTTCGAGGAGCTGCTTCGCATGATGGATTTGCGGCAAAATGACAGCTATTCAAGTCCCGTCGTTACACTAGCCGAGAAAGCAGAGGCTTACATTAAGAACAATTATCGTACTGAAATTACGAGTAAGACGATGGCCGATGCGCTTAATTTTCACTACAACTATATTACCCGCTGCATGAAGCAGATGTTTGGCATGACACCTATCGATTATTTGTCCAAGTACCGGCTGGAGCAGGCGAAGCTGCTGCTGCTCAAGACCGAGTGGCCCATTGCTGAAATTGCACAGTACGTAGGTTTCGAGAACGTCCCTTATTTCTCCAATTGCTTCACCCGACAGATCGGTCTGCCGCCAACAAAATTTCGCAAGCGTTATATGACTTAA
- a CDS encoding beta-L-arabinofuranosidase domain-containing protein gives MGQAISKVHAKPVSLKQVKITDDFWNYYINLVRDVVVPYQWDAINDRVEGAERSGAVSNFKIAAGLEKGDFYGFVFQDTDVAKWLEAVAYLLVTKRDEALEQVADEMIDIIGKAQQPDGYLNTFYTIKEPGQKWTNLTECHELYSAGHMIEAGVAYYNATGKRQLLDIVCRVADDIAVVFGDGPDQIAGYDGHQEVELALVKLYETTGNRKYLELSSYFIDKRGQQPSFFEAEADRRGRTTHWSKNEIHIDPAYYQAHLPVREQEAAVGHAVRVVYMLAGMADVARETGDESLLEACRRLWDNIASKQMYITGGIGSMAHGEAFSIDYDLPNDTVYSETCASIGLIFFAHRMLQLEPNSRYADVMERALFNTVIAGMSRDGRHFFYVNPLEVTPEVCEGKNKNYNHVKPVRQEWFGCACCPPNIARLLASLGEYIYSVKENTIYSHLYIGGEAVLNLGGAKVQLKQQSSMPWEGTARFEIAVEQPTSFALALRIPDWSSEAAVLVNGEAYSITDKIVDGYAVIERLWAAGDVVELTLEMPILKVRSHPLVKQNAGKVALQRGPLVYCIEEADNGSQLQELLLPQDAKLDLSFNEQLIGGIQVIKADALRLQFEQWGTQLYRSNAAAGLEQESITFIPYYAWANRGKGEMAVWVKERV, from the coding sequence ATGGGACAAGCAATTAGCAAGGTTCATGCGAAGCCGGTATCACTTAAGCAAGTGAAAATTACGGATGATTTCTGGAATTATTATATTAATCTGGTTAGGGACGTCGTCGTTCCTTATCAATGGGATGCTATAAATGATCGAGTTGAGGGAGCAGAACGAAGCGGTGCGGTCAGCAATTTTAAAATTGCCGCAGGTCTCGAGAAGGGTGACTTTTATGGGTTTGTGTTCCAAGACACCGATGTGGCCAAATGGCTGGAGGCTGTCGCTTATTTGCTGGTGACGAAACGGGATGAGGCGCTGGAGCAGGTAGCGGATGAGATGATCGACATTATTGGGAAGGCTCAGCAGCCAGATGGTTACTTGAATACCTTCTATACGATCAAGGAGCCAGGTCAAAAATGGACAAATTTAACTGAGTGCCATGAGCTCTATTCGGCAGGACATATGATCGAAGCAGGTGTTGCTTACTACAATGCAACGGGAAAAAGGCAGCTGCTCGATATCGTATGCCGGGTTGCCGATGATATTGCTGTTGTATTTGGCGATGGTCCAGACCAAATTGCTGGTTATGATGGTCATCAAGAAGTTGAGCTTGCTCTCGTGAAGCTATATGAAACCACCGGAAATCGCAAATATTTGGAGCTCAGCAGCTACTTTATTGATAAACGCGGACAACAGCCAAGCTTTTTTGAAGCAGAAGCTGACCGTCGCGGCAGAACTACCCATTGGAGCAAAAATGAAATTCATATTGACCCTGCATATTACCAAGCCCATCTGCCCGTAAGAGAGCAGGAGGCGGCGGTGGGTCATGCTGTACGTGTCGTTTATATGCTTGCAGGCATGGCCGATGTTGCTCGGGAAACCGGCGATGAGTCACTGCTCGAGGCTTGCCGCAGACTTTGGGACAATATTGCCTCGAAGCAGATGTATATTACGGGCGGTATCGGTTCAATGGCGCATGGCGAAGCATTTTCAATTGATTATGATCTTCCAAATGATACGGTATACTCAGAAACCTGCGCATCAATTGGCCTTATTTTCTTCGCGCATAGAATGCTACAGCTAGAGCCGAACAGCCGTTATGCAGACGTGATGGAGCGGGCGTTGTTCAACACCGTAATCGCGGGCATGTCACGCGATGGCAGACATTTCTTCTACGTCAATCCGCTGGAAGTAACGCCAGAAGTTTGCGAGGGGAAAAATAAAAACTACAATCACGTGAAGCCGGTACGGCAAGAATGGTTTGGCTGTGCATGCTGTCCGCCGAATATTGCTCGATTGCTGGCATCGCTCGGTGAATATATCTATTCCGTGAAAGAAAATACAATTTATTCCCATCTGTATATCGGTGGAGAAGCTGTGCTTAATTTGGGCGGGGCTAAGGTTCAGCTTAAACAGCAATCGAGCATGCCTTGGGAAGGTACGGCGCGCTTCGAGATAGCGGTGGAGCAGCCGACTTCATTTGCCTTGGCGCTGCGTATTCCGGATTGGTCCTCTGAAGCAGCTGTGCTTGTTAACGGAGAGGCATATTCGATTACGGATAAAATAGTTGACGGCTACGCAGTTATTGAGCGTCTGTGGGCAGCTGGCGATGTCGTAGAGCTTACGCTCGAAATGCCAATTTTGAAAGTAAGAAGTCATCCGCTTGTTAAACAAAACGCAGGCAAGGTTGCGCTGCAGCGCGGACCGCTCGTATATTGCATAGAGGAAGCCGATAATGGCTCACAGCTTCAGGAGCTATTGCTCCCACAGGATGCCAAGCTCGATCTGTCATTTAATGAGCAGCTCATTGGAGGCATCCAAGTGATTAAAGCGGATGCGCTTAGACTTCAATTTGAGCAGTGGGGGACGCAGTTGTATCGTTCAAATGCTGCAGCTGGCTTGGAGCAAGAAAGCATTACCTTCATTCCGTATTACGCGTGGGCGAATCGCGGCAAAGGCGAAATGGCCGTTTGGGTGAAGGAACGAGTTTAA
- a CDS encoding aminoglycoside phosphotransferase family protein, translated as MGNIIGDVDWIEKNEMMDDLLNLEDSLMIHSMDQGFEAEVMKISSAAESFVLKVWCKSSKPDISFQFRLLNVLSERGLSVSKPVGWGINPNADKVLLTTFDGTPIHKVNKQKMTDIARLLTKIHQIHVEEIGNIHLPKYDFIDYFFAQAKEHQDLYDVLVPLVKMAQIKQERLIHGDFHLGNLLEEKKRYTVIDWTNGQLGDPRYDFAWSLILKKIYISERYAEVFCSAYLSENAIQQEELEVFEALACLRWILLYRNGSTPKGPNTIERINSLITSNLFLKESDFRIG; from the coding sequence ATGGGAAATATTATAGGAGATGTGGATTGGATAGAAAAAAATGAAATGATGGATGACTTATTAAATCTAGAGGATAGCTTAATGATACATTCCATGGATCAAGGATTTGAAGCTGAAGTTATGAAGATAAGTTCGGCTGCTGAGAGCTTTGTGTTGAAAGTATGGTGTAAGAGTTCCAAGCCTGATATTAGCTTTCAATTTCGATTGTTGAATGTCCTCTCTGAACGAGGATTGTCAGTGTCAAAGCCAGTAGGCTGGGGGATAAATCCAAACGCAGATAAGGTGCTGTTAACAACCTTTGACGGAACACCGATCCATAAAGTAAATAAACAGAAAATGACTGATATTGCGAGGCTCTTAACAAAGATACATCAAATCCACGTTGAAGAGATTGGAAACATACATCTTCCCAAGTACGATTTCATCGATTATTTTTTTGCTCAGGCAAAAGAACATCAAGATCTATATGACGTTTTAGTTCCTCTCGTTAAAATGGCTCAAATTAAGCAGGAACGACTTATTCATGGTGATTTTCACCTAGGAAACCTATTAGAGGAGAAAAAACGATACACCGTAATCGATTGGACGAACGGACAATTAGGAGATCCGAGATATGATTTTGCATGGTCACTTATTCTTAAAAAAATATATATATCAGAGCGGTACGCCGAAGTTTTTTGTTCCGCTTATTTATCGGAAAATGCTATACAGCAGGAAGAGCTTGAAGTTTTTGAAGCGTTGGCGTGTCTCAGATGGATTTTACTTTATAGAAACGGCAGCACACCCAAAGGACCTAATACGATAGAGAGAATAAACAGCTTAATCACAAGCAACCTATTTCTAAAAGAGTCGGATTTTAGAATTGGATAG
- a CDS encoding response regulator encodes MQLHSAILVDDEVYTRKGLMKLIDWEACGFQIVGEADNGEDALELIKRVQPALVITDIRMPVIDGLELIRQITMENIVSPTFIIMSGYNDFNYAQQAMRFGVHDFVVKPIDDIEFSQILTKLNEKLKLKQDEQEKKDQQLGSEMIKLLILGEASDALIAEWEQRLNLWEAERLYYLFAELNDNHRWQPAEEQISNAAFKALVQRELVRVTGAEQPICLHEHRNRIGILVPSFLLAPFNGDLERFMIRLRTALDAHLGSRVFLYAGTPVHRLSEIRESYKAAKEATLYKYIQEDKRIVISDRIQSEQLNYIGLDPVEFSFFMEHMEEMQLEAVNATVDKWFQDFREKRYAPEAVKMNIQQCLMGIMKTIRSMEGDEQSLLTLRPLLNWQDTNLSLGELKKLFLAFLEESQQCIGVLRKEQSKGDIHKIKSYIEANYSQNISLKSIAALFYVNPVYLGQLFKKTYGTYFNEFLLQLRVSEAKKLLRQSLNMRIYEIAEKVGFSTADYFVTQFEKLEHMTPTEYRNKLK; translated from the coding sequence ATGCAGCTGCATAGTGCAATTCTAGTGGATGATGAAGTGTACACCCGCAAAGGTCTTATGAAGCTGATCGATTGGGAAGCCTGTGGATTTCAGATCGTAGGGGAAGCGGATAATGGAGAGGATGCTCTCGAATTAATTAAGCGTGTTCAGCCTGCGCTTGTCATCACAGACATTCGCATGCCCGTCATTGACGGATTAGAGCTGATACGCCAAATCACGATGGAAAATATCGTTAGTCCAACGTTCATCATCATGAGCGGTTATAACGATTTTAATTATGCTCAGCAAGCGATGCGCTTTGGCGTACATGACTTTGTTGTTAAGCCTATAGATGACATTGAATTTTCCCAAATACTCACCAAGCTGAATGAAAAGCTTAAGCTTAAACAAGATGAACAGGAAAAAAAGGATCAGCAGCTCGGCAGTGAAATGATTAAATTACTTATTCTAGGGGAAGCAAGCGATGCTTTGATTGCGGAGTGGGAGCAGCGCTTGAACCTATGGGAAGCCGAACGTTTATATTATTTATTTGCCGAGCTGAACGATAATCATAGGTGGCAGCCTGCAGAGGAACAAATATCCAACGCTGCTTTCAAGGCTCTTGTTCAGAGGGAGCTTGTTCGGGTCACGGGTGCAGAGCAACCGATTTGTTTGCATGAGCATCGCAATCGGATTGGTATTCTTGTACCGAGCTTTCTGTTAGCTCCATTCAATGGGGATCTTGAAAGATTCATGATCAGGCTTAGAACAGCGCTGGATGCACATTTAGGCAGCAGAGTATTTCTGTATGCGGGTACGCCAGTTCACCGGCTTTCAGAAATTCGTGAATCGTATAAAGCAGCGAAGGAAGCAACCTTGTATAAATATATCCAAGAGGACAAGCGTATAGTCATCTCTGACCGTATACAATCCGAGCAGCTGAATTACATTGGGCTCGATCCTGTTGAATTCAGTTTTTTCATGGAGCATATGGAGGAGATGCAGCTTGAAGCAGTGAATGCGACTGTAGATAAATGGTTTCAAGATTTCCGGGAGAAGCGTTATGCGCCGGAGGCTGTGAAGATGAACATTCAACAATGCTTGATGGGAATTATGAAAACGATCCGCTCTATGGAGGGTGACGAGCAATCCTTGTTAACGCTAAGGCCGCTGCTTAACTGGCAGGATACTAATCTCTCTTTAGGTGAATTGAAGAAGCTGTTTCTCGCCTTTCTTGAAGAGAGCCAGCAGTGTATTGGGGTGCTTAGGAAGGAGCAGTCTAAGGGGGATATTCACAAAATTAAGAGCTATATAGAGGCCAATTATTCGCAAAATATTAGCTTAAAAAGCATTGCTGCCCTCTTTTACGTAAACCCTGTCTATTTAGGACAATTATTCAAAAAAACGTATGGCACCTATTTTAATGAGTTTCTTCTTCAGCTCAGGGTGAGTGAAGCCAAAAAACTGCTGCGTCAATCACTTAATATGCGTATATATGAGATTGCAGAAAAGGTGGGCTTTAGCACCGCCGATTATTTTGTAACCCAATTTGAGAAGCTTGAGCATATGACTCCGACAGAATACCGCAATAAGCTGAAGTAA
- a CDS encoding sensor histidine kinase: MKLHLSLNNVRLRNKMFILYIFSVFLPIILTNVIFYNVTTNNVKNQRMKDISRAVEQINNDFRSEVEDAVTISDVFYTDYNLNEILETDYQEPAAYVEAYDSYFRRILNSYTPVYTSVQNIKIYVENPTMLHSGGIGFLSDEMKQTDWFQLLEGRNNSFPIFIRSQKEDQYLKSDPDITRDTFSIIREMNYFESKNNWKKFLKIELKTSTIEQIFQNQNLQGNIYLVNDKGQVQFTTDPEVNWRKESPDYATLQFPADSITIQPEYSYVSYLEDWRIIGTISEEEVLKDVRQSRKFIFVLSFLNIIIPTLIILWITRSLNMRLVQILRHMKKVKNQNFDTIKQEEYLDEIGQLTSEFNRMTIQVKSLIDDVYIADIQTKSLELERRKAQLNALQSQINPHFLFNALETIRMRSLIKDELETAKIIHNMAKIFRTSLTWGKDRVMVSEEMEFIVCFLEIQKYRFEDRMNYEIRIAPSAKDCMVPKMIFLPFVENASIHGIEPLRHGGRIEVQIEREGDDLIFTIRDNGIGMNEDKVKQFYSYLESEEELGERIGVQNVIYRMKLIYGDRFQILIESEPGQGTYIRVRVPVE, translated from the coding sequence GTGAAGCTGCACCTGAGTCTCAACAATGTACGTCTACGCAATAAGATGTTCATTCTTTATATTTTTTCTGTATTTCTTCCCATCATATTAACGAACGTTATTTTCTATAATGTGACGACTAATAATGTCAAAAATCAACGAATGAAGGATATATCGAGGGCAGTGGAACAGATCAACAATGATTTTCGATCCGAGGTGGAGGATGCTGTGACCATCTCGGATGTTTTTTATACCGATTATAATTTAAATGAAATTTTAGAAACCGATTACCAAGAGCCTGCTGCTTATGTCGAAGCATACGATTCCTATTTTCGTAGAATTTTGAATAGCTACACCCCCGTATATACCTCGGTTCAAAATATTAAAATTTATGTGGAAAATCCTACTATGCTGCATTCTGGCGGCATTGGGTTTCTATCGGATGAAATGAAACAAACGGATTGGTTTCAACTGCTGGAGGGTAGGAACAATTCGTTCCCTATATTTATCCGTTCACAGAAAGAAGACCAATATCTGAAGAGCGACCCCGATATTACGCGAGACACGTTCAGCATCATTCGTGAAATGAACTATTTTGAATCTAAAAATAATTGGAAAAAGTTTTTGAAAATTGAATTGAAAACGAGCACGATCGAACAGATTTTCCAAAATCAAAATTTACAAGGCAATATTTATTTGGTCAATGATAAGGGACAGGTTCAATTTACAACGGATCCTGAGGTGAACTGGAGAAAAGAATCTCCTGATTATGCTACGCTGCAGTTTCCTGCCGATTCCATCACCATTCAACCGGAATATTCTTATGTGAGCTATTTAGAGGACTGGCGCATCATTGGGACGATATCGGAGGAGGAGGTTCTCAAGGATGTACGCCAATCGAGGAAATTCATCTTCGTTTTGTCTTTCTTAAATATTATCATACCGACATTGATTATTCTTTGGATCACACGTTCATTGAATATGCGGCTGGTCCAAATTTTGAGACATATGAAAAAAGTGAAAAATCAAAATTTCGATACGATTAAGCAAGAGGAATATTTGGATGAGATTGGACAATTAACGAGTGAATTCAATCGGATGACGATTCAAGTAAAAAGCTTGATTGATGATGTCTATATTGCGGATATTCAGACGAAGTCACTAGAGCTGGAACGCAGGAAAGCTCAGCTGAATGCGCTGCAAAGCCAAATTAATCCTCATTTCTTATTTAATGCGCTTGAAACGATTCGGATGCGCAGCTTAATTAAGGACGAGCTGGAAACGGCGAAAATCATACACAATATGGCCAAAATCTTCAGAACCTCTCTGACCTGGGGCAAGGACCGCGTTATGGTTAGCGAGGAAATGGAGTTTATTGTTTGTTTTCTGGAGATTCAAAAATATCGTTTCGAGGATCGAATGAATTACGAAATTCGGATTGCTCCTTCCGCTAAAGATTGTATGGTGCCCAAAATGATCTTTTTGCCGTTTGTAGAAAATGCCAGCATTCATGGAATCGAACCGCTCAGGCATGGGGGAAGGATTGAGGTGCAAATCGAGCGCGAGGGCGATGATTTAATATTTACGATTAGAGACAACGGCATTGGGATGAATGAGGACAAGGTGAAGCAGTTTTATAGTTATTTAGAAAGTGAGGAAGAGCTTGGAGAGCGCATTGGTGTACAAAATGTGATTTATCGAATGAAGCTGATCTACGGTGATCGTTTTCAAATATTAATTGAAAGTGAACCTGGGCAAGGTACTTATATTCGAGTCAGAGTACCAGTGGAATAA